Proteins from a genomic interval of Desulfofustis limnaeus:
- the dapB gene encoding 4-hydroxy-tetrahydrodipicolinate reductase codes for MMNVIVAGAAGRMGRRIGVMVDRHPDLLYTGGFEAPGSPAIGSDAGELAGIGRNGVQIGAGLESVIDQGDVIIDFTHHAATMTFARLAARHGKAMVIGTTGLTGDELAELAELATAFPCVQAPNMSVCVNVLFKLVKKTAAILGDAYDIEIIEAHHNQKKDAPSGTALKLGELAAEGVGRRLTEVGVYERSGMVGVRKPHEIGIQSIRAADIVGEHTVFFAGPGERLELTHRAHTRDHFARGATVAAAWLENRPNGLYTMFDVLGLQDL; via the coding sequence ATGATGAACGTGATAGTCGCCGGTGCGGCTGGACGAATGGGCCGCCGTATCGGCGTCATGGTTGATCGCCACCCCGATCTGCTCTATACCGGTGGCTTCGAGGCGCCGGGGAGTCCGGCCATCGGCAGCGACGCCGGGGAATTGGCCGGCATTGGCCGCAATGGCGTACAGATCGGTGCGGGGCTGGAATCGGTCATCGATCAGGGCGATGTGATCATCGATTTCACCCACCATGCGGCCACCATGACCTTTGCCCGGCTGGCCGCCCGACACGGCAAGGCGATGGTCATCGGCACCACCGGATTGACCGGTGACGAGCTGGCCGAGCTGGCCGAGCTGGCCACCGCCTTTCCCTGTGTCCAGGCGCCGAACATGTCGGTGTGCGTCAACGTCTTGTTCAAGCTGGTCAAGAAGACGGCGGCCATCCTCGGCGACGCCTATGACATCGAGATCATCGAGGCCCACCACAACCAGAAGAAGGATGCCCCGAGCGGCACGGCACTTAAACTCGGTGAGTTGGCCGCCGAAGGGGTGGGGCGGAGATTGACGGAGGTGGGTGTCTACGAGCGGTCCGGCATGGTCGGTGTGCGCAAGCCGCATGAGATCGGCATCCAGTCCATCCGGGCCGCCGATATTGTCGGCGAACACACGGTCTTTTTCGCCGGACCGGGTGAGCGGCTGGAGTTGACCCATCGCGCTCATACCCGTGATCATTTCGCCCGCGGTGCCACGGTTGCCGCCGCCTGGTTGGAAAATCGACCGAACGGGCTGTACACGATGTTCGATGTGCTCGGCCTGCAGGACCTGTGA
- the folK gene encoding 2-amino-4-hydroxy-6-hydroxymethyldihydropteridine diphosphokinase → METDSNRAGCDHVFVGFGSNLGDSRQMLLKAWRLLGERPEIRLGELSKPYRTSPVGMSSSHWFVNAVGRLSVTCSPHRLLDIMQEIEAGFGRERDRKRTGYQDRVIDLDLIYYGDLVCDGSRLTLPHPQRTERLFVLAPLAAIAPHFVDPEIAGKPTVAALHRALLQRIADKQVAEQELLEEIW, encoded by the coding sequence ATGGAAACGGATAGCAACAGAGCCGGGTGCGATCACGTCTTTGTCGGTTTCGGCTCCAACCTTGGAGACAGCCGGCAGATGCTGCTCAAGGCCTGGCGGCTGCTCGGCGAGCGGCCGGAAATAAGGCTTGGAGAATTGTCCAAGCCCTATCGCACGTCCCCGGTCGGGATGAGCAGCAGCCATTGGTTTGTCAATGCGGTCGGCCGCTTGTCGGTGACCTGTTCGCCGCACCGCTTGCTCGACATCATGCAGGAGATCGAGGCCGGTTTTGGCAGAGAGCGCGACCGGAAGCGGACCGGTTACCAGGATCGGGTCATCGATCTCGATCTCATCTACTATGGAGATCTGGTCTGTGACGGATCCCGGTTGACGTTGCCGCACCCGCAACGAACCGAGCGACTCTTCGTGCTGGCACCGTTGGCGGCCATCGCCCCACATTTTGTCGATCCCGAGATAGCGGGCAAGCCGACGGTAGCTGCATTGCATCGCGCCTTGCTGCAGAGAATCGCAGATAAACAGGTGGCGGAACAGGAACTCCTGGAAGAGATCTGGTAA
- a CDS encoding YHS domain-containing protein: MGPLRILILAALLYIGYRLIMRSLGKGAAGKDGKDTSTRKEKTEQLTDVLVEDPVCHRLVPKGQAVTVEHDGKPHYFCSKECSAAFLSEKGEQS; encoded by the coding sequence TTGGGACCGCTGCGAATTCTCATCCTGGCAGCCCTGCTCTATATCGGTTATCGGCTGATCATGAGGAGCCTCGGCAAGGGTGCTGCCGGAAAGGATGGAAAGGATACATCAACAAGGAAAGAAAAGACTGAGCAGCTCACCGATGTCCTGGTGGAAGACCCGGTCTGCCATCGGCTGGTGCCGAAAGGGCAGGCGGTGACCGTCGAGCATGACGGTAAGCCCCATTATTTCTGCAGCAAAGAATGCTCGGCAGCATTTTTGTCTGAAAAAGGAGAGCAGTCATGA
- the fsa gene encoding fructose-6-phosphate aldolase — translation MKFFIDTANIDEIRKGVEMGMVDGVTTNPSLVAKEGKPFHQILKEICAIVDGPVSAEVVSLDAEGMLREARELAAMSEKIVVKIPMIMEGMKAVKQLSSEGIKTNVTLVFSASQALLAAKAGATYVSPFVGRLDDVSQSGMDLINDIMTIYRNYGYQSEVIVASVRHPMHVVEAALVGADIATIPFKVIAQLAKHPLTDIGMEKFLSDWEKRAQ, via the coding sequence ATGAAATTCTTTATCGATACCGCGAACATTGATGAAATCAGGAAAGGGGTGGAAATGGGCATGGTGGACGGTGTTACCACCAACCCATCCCTGGTGGCTAAAGAGGGAAAACCGTTCCACCAGATCCTCAAGGAGATTTGTGCCATCGTCGATGGTCCGGTCAGTGCCGAGGTGGTAAGTCTCGACGCTGAAGGGATGCTGCGAGAGGCCAGGGAACTGGCGGCCATGAGCGAGAAGATCGTCGTCAAGATCCCGATGATCATGGAGGGCATGAAGGCCGTTAAGCAATTGTCGTCTGAGGGAATCAAAACCAACGTCACGCTGGTCTTCTCCGCCTCACAGGCATTGCTGGCGGCCAAGGCGGGGGCGACCTACGTGAGTCCCTTTGTCGGGCGTCTCGATGATGTCAGTCAGTCGGGAATGGACCTGATCAACGATATCATGACCATCTACCGGAACTATGGCTATCAAAGCGAAGTGATCGTCGCCAGCGTCCGCCATCCCATGCATGTGGTGGAGGCGGCACTGGTCGGTGCCGATATCGCCACCATCCCGTTTAAAGTGATTGCCCAGTTGGCCAAGCATCCGTTGACCGACATCGGCATGGAGAAATTTCTCTCAGATTGGGAGAAACGGGCCCAATGA
- a CDS encoding lytic transglycosylase domain-containing protein, producing the protein MSSDAPGNRRAIALWAVALLVLAVVCIPEARADGGIFVCPDGRGGKHFTNTPESTSCKPFRGGRTVSFSSVNPWSGGKALRRSGGRSSLAYDREITSCADRYRMDPNLIKAVIRAESSFNRHAVSRKGAQGLMQLMPETARELKVSDPFDARENIEGGTRYLRSLLDMFDGDLALALAAYNAGPTLVKKIRRVPSIPETRRYVKRVLAYYEGYNGGRIADAYDRSQIKVRGLVTVQ; encoded by the coding sequence ATGAGCAGCGATGCTCCCGGAAATCGGCGAGCCATCGCTCTTTGGGCGGTGGCGTTGCTGGTTCTGGCGGTCGTTTGTATCCCCGAGGCCCGGGCCGACGGCGGGATTTTCGTCTGTCCGGATGGCAGAGGCGGAAAACATTTCACCAACACTCCCGAATCCACTTCCTGTAAGCCGTTTCGCGGCGGCAGAACGGTTTCCTTTTCCTCGGTCAATCCCTGGTCTGGTGGCAAGGCGTTGCGGAGGAGCGGGGGCCGGTCCTCGCTGGCCTATGATCGGGAAATCACCTCTTGTGCCGATCGGTATCGGATGGACCCGAACCTGATCAAGGCGGTCATTCGGGCCGAATCCTCCTTCAACAGGCATGCGGTTTCCCGCAAGGGAGCCCAGGGGTTGATGCAGCTCATGCCGGAGACGGCGAGGGAGCTGAAGGTATCGGACCCCTTTGATGCGCGGGAGAATATCGAAGGAGGGACCCGTTACCTGCGATCACTGCTGGATATGTTCGACGGTGATCTGGCTTTGGCCCTGGCTGCCTACAATGCCGGCCCCACCCTGGTGAAGAAGATCCGCCGGGTGCCCTCCATCCCGGAGACGAGACGCTATGTGAAGCGCGTGCTGGCGTATTACGAAGGCTACAACGGCGGCCGCATCGCCGATGCCTATGATCGTTCGCAAATCAAGGTACGGGGGTTGGTAACGGTTCAATAA
- the pgsA gene encoding CDP-diacylglycerol--glycerol-3-phosphate 3-phosphatidyltransferase, which translates to MKFLLTLPNILTGFRFALIPVLMALFMIQQSVAVEMAAFWVFVLAAVTDFVDGYLARKYKAETVLGKLMDPLADKALVTTALIMLIPLGKIPAFASLIIICREIIVTGFRGLAATSGKVVAAGMLGKIKSNLQYFGLGFLIFPVGVLPVPYQHEIGRFLIYCSLVMAVWSAVDYFYKLRTLFLEAGVTH; encoded by the coding sequence ATGAAATTCCTGCTGACGCTGCCCAATATCCTGACCGGCTTCCGGTTTGCGTTGATTCCGGTGCTGATGGCACTATTCATGATCCAGCAAAGCGTTGCCGTGGAGATGGCGGCGTTCTGGGTCTTTGTCCTGGCGGCGGTAACCGATTTCGTCGACGGTTATTTGGCTCGTAAATACAAGGCCGAAACGGTGCTGGGCAAGCTGATGGACCCGCTTGCCGACAAGGCGTTGGTGACCACCGCCCTGATCATGTTGATCCCGCTGGGCAAGATCCCGGCCTTTGCCAGTCTGATCATCATCTGCCGGGAGATCATCGTTACCGGCTTTCGCGGCCTGGCCGCCACCAGCGGCAAGGTTGTCGCGGCCGGCATGCTGGGCAAGATTAAAAGCAATCTGCAGTATTTCGGCCTCGGTTTCCTGATTTTTCCCGTCGGTGTCCTGCCGGTCCCCTACCAGCATGAAATCGGCCGCTTTCTGATCTACTGCTCCCTGGTCATGGCGGTCTGGTCCGCCGTCGATTATTTCTACAAGCTGCGCACCCTCTTCCTTGAAGCCGGGGTCACCCATTAA
- a CDS encoding IS110 family transposase, with product MQQVYTSSALIGAFDLHADNNYLAIIDGQDQRIYERKLPNTTDVVLSELAPFKDDLQGIVVESTFNWYWLVDTLMDEGYHLHLANPAGIQKYKGLKHSNDKHDAFWLAHLLRLGILPQGYIYPKHERPVRDLLRKRGHLVRLRTSLINSLQDIIYRNCGCKVNGNKIKAVRHDHLTELFAGQEELALSGTVSKQSIDFLTTAIRRLEQAVHHKLKLKDEYEKLLSIPGVGMILALTIMLETGTIHRFPTVGAFASYCRKVPSVWTSNGKKKGKGNDKNGNKYLAWAFSEAAELTRRYDERAKAFFNRKAARTNRMVAHKAVAHKLARAAYFIMRDKVDYQPEKLFC from the coding sequence ATGCAGCAAGTATACACCAGCAGTGCATTAATTGGCGCGTTCGATCTCCATGCCGACAACAATTATCTGGCGATTATCGATGGCCAGGACCAGCGGATCTATGAACGGAAACTGCCCAATACCACCGATGTGGTGCTCTCTGAGCTGGCACCTTTCAAAGATGACCTGCAGGGAATCGTTGTCGAATCAACTTTCAACTGGTATTGGCTGGTCGACACCCTGATGGACGAGGGGTATCACCTCCATCTGGCAAACCCGGCCGGCATCCAGAAGTACAAAGGGTTGAAGCACAGCAACGACAAACATGACGCCTTTTGGCTGGCGCATCTACTCCGCTTAGGGATCCTGCCGCAAGGCTATATCTATCCCAAACACGAACGGCCAGTTCGGGATCTTTTACGCAAACGCGGCCATCTGGTTCGCCTGCGAACGTCTTTGATCAACAGCTTGCAGGATATCATCTACCGAAATTGCGGCTGCAAAGTCAACGGCAACAAAATCAAGGCGGTCAGGCACGATCATCTGACGGAACTATTTGCCGGCCAAGAAGAATTGGCATTGAGCGGTACGGTGAGCAAGCAAAGCATCGATTTTCTCACCACGGCCATTCGTCGTCTTGAACAGGCAGTGCATCATAAGCTCAAACTGAAGGACGAATACGAGAAATTATTGAGTATTCCCGGTGTCGGCATGATTCTGGCGCTGACCATCATGCTGGAAACCGGGACCATTCACCGCTTCCCCACCGTTGGCGCCTTTGCTTCTTACTGCCGGAAGGTCCCCAGTGTCTGGACCAGTAACGGCAAAAAGAAAGGCAAGGGAAATGATAAGAACGGCAACAAGTATCTGGCCTGGGCCTTTTCTGAGGCGGCTGAATTGACCAGGCGCTACGATGAGCGGGCAAAAGCGTTTTTCAATCGCAAGGCGGCCCGGACTAACCGTATGGTGGCCCATAAGGCCGTGGCCCACAAGCTGGCCCGTGCGGCTTATTTTATCATGCGAGACAAGGTGGACTATCAACCAGAAAAACTGTTTTGTTGA
- a CDS encoding site-specific integrase codes for MRIPNVPTYLVKGLNSRYYFRIIVPADVRNALGGQREYRRALKTTDFRKALPMAWRAAAECHRLFERCRMGYDPLKESLFNTQLLIKRKTLSDGTVLEEFSFDDPDVEKDLKRLDAYEKQQATKNLQFPKHSVREPVDRRQNGYSSVTLSELVEKYTAERISRKAWTENTKTENVSAFAKLVSIVGDRSIDAITREDATRLLTLLQKMPSKRGGTLSANVINKKIGMLSSLYIYAIDNHLTEYNPFKSLQITVDDRPEDAQDAYTLDELRALFNPGYFKIDRARPSRFWIPILMALTGCRPGELAQLEVDDIFDIDGISCLHINDLMQRKSRNAIRTIPISVELTRLGFLRFVDQRRQELESDKKLKDKRLFRELSPNRPKKAGAVSSWWNETHHKHCQVVRTSLITRGRVTKKRHVSLYSLRHFVQTKFRAEGIAETISAEIVGHDKGETTGYKTYAKGGQLKPLVEAIKVLDYEDALANVPVWP; via the coding sequence ATGAGAATTCCAAACGTTCCTACCTATCTTGTCAAAGGATTAAATTCGCGCTACTATTTCAGAATTATTGTACCGGCTGATGTCAGAAACGCTCTCGGCGGTCAGCGCGAGTACCGAAGAGCACTTAAAACAACTGATTTTCGGAAAGCGCTTCCCATGGCTTGGAGGGCGGCGGCTGAGTGCCATCGCTTATTTGAAAGGTGTAGAATGGGCTATGATCCGCTGAAAGAATCGCTTTTCAATACGCAATTACTGATTAAGCGCAAAACATTATCAGATGGTACTGTTCTTGAGGAATTTTCTTTTGATGATCCTGATGTCGAAAAAGATCTTAAGCGGCTTGATGCATATGAGAAGCAGCAAGCGACGAAGAATTTACAATTTCCCAAGCATTCGGTTCGGGAACCTGTCGATCGACGCCAAAACGGTTATTCCTCAGTCACATTGTCGGAGCTAGTCGAGAAATATACCGCAGAACGAATTTCCAGGAAAGCTTGGACGGAGAACACCAAAACTGAAAACGTTTCAGCATTTGCAAAGTTAGTCAGCATTGTCGGCGACCGCTCGATTGATGCTATAACAAGAGAAGATGCTACCCGGCTGCTTACGCTATTACAGAAAATGCCATCAAAGCGCGGAGGGACACTCTCAGCAAACGTTATTAACAAAAAGATTGGAATGCTATCTTCTCTTTATATTTATGCAATTGACAATCATTTAACAGAATATAACCCTTTTAAAAGCTTGCAAATAACCGTTGACGACCGTCCTGAGGACGCTCAAGACGCATATACTCTTGATGAGTTAAGGGCCCTTTTTAATCCTGGGTATTTCAAAATTGATCGAGCAAGACCATCACGATTTTGGATTCCGATCCTAATGGCTCTAACTGGGTGCAGGCCTGGGGAATTAGCCCAATTAGAGGTGGATGATATTTTCGATATTGATGGCATATCATGCCTGCATATCAATGACTTGATGCAGCGGAAATCAAGGAATGCCATTAGGACAATCCCAATATCTGTCGAGTTGACACGTCTCGGCTTTTTGCGTTTTGTTGATCAACGTCGTCAAGAGTTGGAATCCGATAAAAAACTGAAGGACAAGCGGTTGTTTAGAGAGCTTAGCCCTAATCGTCCAAAAAAAGCTGGGGCGGTGTCAAGCTGGTGGAACGAAACACACCACAAACACTGTCAAGTAGTGAGAACTTCATTGATTACTCGGGGGAGGGTAACGAAAAAGAGACACGTGAGCTTGTATTCTCTTCGGCATTTTGTACAAACTAAGTTCAGAGCCGAAGGAATAGCGGAAACTATTTCCGCTGAAATTGTCGGTCACGACAAAGGGGAAACAACGGGGTATAAAACATACGCCAAAGGAGGTCAGCTTAAACCTCTCGTTGAAGCGATCAAGGTGCTGGACTATGAGGATGCTCTTGCAAATGTTCCTGTGTGGCCGTAA
- a CDS encoding IS5 family transposase, whose translation MKQFGLFDYHKRLSRIDKAGDPLIELNKVVDWEQFRVLINRALEKPRKSPAGAKGYDPILLFKILILQSLYNLSDEAMEYQILDRYSFSRFLGIREGSKVPDATTIFRFRDELAKAGVVELLFTQFDQFLREHGFRAQKGQIVDASIIRVPSQRNSREENEDIKAGKPIASWDEPKRRQKDTNARWTKKNGKAFFGYKNHVSIDVGHKFIRSYEVTDASVHDSQVFTELLDPENTSNDVWADSAYRSEESLQELAQQGFQEHLQVKGNRHRKLTDEERQANRTRSKIRSRVEHVFGVMAMRTGSTLMRGIGLVRIRAKIGLRNLAYNVSRFALLATA comes from the coding sequence ATGAAACAATTCGGACTCTTCGATTATCACAAGCGACTCTCCCGGATCGATAAAGCCGGTGATCCCCTGATCGAACTCAATAAGGTGGTTGATTGGGAACAGTTCCGTGTCCTCATCAACCGTGCACTCGAGAAACCGCGTAAATCTCCAGCCGGTGCCAAGGGCTACGACCCAATCCTGCTGTTCAAGATCCTGATTCTCCAGTCTTTGTACAATCTCTCCGACGAAGCCATGGAGTATCAGATCCTCGATCGCTATTCGTTTTCCCGGTTCCTTGGTATTCGTGAAGGTTCCAAGGTGCCCGATGCCACCACCATCTTCCGCTTCCGGGATGAACTGGCCAAAGCCGGCGTGGTTGAACTGTTGTTTACCCAGTTCGATCAGTTCCTCCGTGAGCATGGCTTTCGCGCTCAAAAGGGCCAGATTGTCGATGCCTCCATTATCCGCGTTCCCAGCCAGCGCAACAGCCGGGAAGAAAACGAAGATATCAAAGCCGGCAAGCCCATCGCCTCATGGGACGAACCGAAGCGCCGGCAAAAAGATACCAATGCCCGCTGGACCAAGAAGAACGGCAAAGCGTTCTTTGGCTACAAGAACCATGTCAGTATCGATGTCGGTCACAAGTTCATTCGCAGCTATGAGGTCACCGACGCCAGTGTCCATGACAGTCAAGTGTTTACCGAGCTGCTTGACCCGGAGAATACCAGTAATGACGTCTGGGCCGATTCTGCCTACCGTTCCGAAGAATCGTTGCAGGAGTTGGCACAACAAGGGTTTCAAGAACACCTGCAGGTGAAGGGCAACCGGCACCGAAAGCTGACCGACGAAGAGCGCCAGGCGAATCGGACCAGATCGAAGATCCGCAGCCGAGTCGAACACGTTTTCGGCGTGATGGCCATGCGTACCGGCAGCACACTGATGCGGGGTATTGGCTTGGTCAGAATCAGGGCCAAGATCGGCTTGCGCAATTTGGCTTACAATGTGAGCCGTTTTGCACTGCTGGCCACCGCTTAA
- a CDS encoding PIN domain-containing protein, which translates to MHVFIDTNILLNFYHYTSDELDALNSVFASQDQGAANVYLTDQVRDEFRRNRESKIKDALRRFRDVKVAAPLPSFMRGYEEYAEIRELSNTLRHRLSSILEKANEDIKNKALQADSLINDIFDRSEVIETTGTLFQRAKMRMEIGNPPGKQGSLGDAINWVTLLDAVPENEPIHIISEDGDFYSVLDDKVINPFLEEEWRSSKNSGIRVYRTLSEFMTEHFDGVALSFDQEKRALIDDLAESGSFARTHSLIARLNQYGYFSLEEARLILDAAASNGQVGMIVTDYDVSDFLAKAVLPHRDNLHDAEYQGILDDVAAEQAEREDALRPHERK; encoded by the coding sequence ATGCACGTATTCATTGACACCAACATCCTTCTCAATTTCTATCACTATACGAGTGACGAACTCGATGCCCTGAACAGCGTCTTTGCCTCGCAGGACCAAGGGGCAGCTAACGTATATCTCACAGATCAAGTTCGCGATGAATTTAGGCGCAACCGGGAGTCGAAGATCAAGGATGCCCTGCGCCGGTTCAGGGACGTGAAGGTCGCAGCTCCGTTGCCCTCGTTCATGCGCGGCTACGAGGAATACGCTGAGATTCGCGAGCTCAGCAACACACTGCGACATAGGCTCAGTTCCATTCTTGAGAAAGCGAACGAGGACATCAAAAACAAGGCACTACAAGCGGATAGCCTTATCAACGACATCTTCGACCGATCAGAAGTCATCGAAACTACGGGAACGCTATTTCAGCGAGCCAAAATGCGCATGGAAATCGGAAATCCTCCTGGAAAGCAAGGTTCTTTGGGGGACGCGATTAATTGGGTAACTTTATTGGACGCCGTGCCCGAAAACGAGCCAATCCATATCATTAGCGAAGATGGTGATTTCTATTCCGTACTGGATGATAAGGTTATTAACCCATTCTTAGAAGAAGAGTGGCGCTCTAGTAAGAACTCCGGCATACGCGTCTATCGCACCTTGTCCGAGTTCATGACGGAACATTTCGACGGTGTCGCGCTGTCCTTCGACCAAGAGAAGCGCGCCCTTATAGATGATCTAGCTGAAAGCGGCAGCTTCGCTCGGACGCATAGCCTGATCGCAAGGCTCAATCAATATGGCTACTTCTCGCTTGAAGAAGCTCGGTTAATCCTCGATGCTGCGGCGTCTAACGGTCAAGTAGGCATGATTGTAACGGATTATGATGTTTCCGATTTTCTTGCAAAGGCGGTGCTTCCGCATAGGGATAACTTGCATGATGCCGAATACCAGGGAATCTTGGACGACGTCGCAGCAGAGCAAGCTGAACGCGAAGATGCGTTACGGCCACATGAGCGGAAGTAG
- a CDS encoding SHOCT domain-containing protein gives MGEFMGFFDDFDPNFDYVKGVPIENQVDSAQIMQNSVVGLSATAIISAVVYLVLRPKGKAKTPIDLGGKWAAAGGAIGTLWMFPSIGLRITNPLSIHIEDILLWIFVSIFVGFLFFCVGWLIGKKRFAVIKTAVDSRASDGRIRTKINPSSEAEIGSIEQKLINIKSLLEKGLISDEDYKMKKDEILRKLS, from the coding sequence ATGGGTGAATTTATGGGCTTTTTTGATGATTTTGATCCAAATTTTGATTACGTTAAAGGCGTTCCTATTGAAAACCAAGTCGATTCTGCTCAGATAATGCAGAATTCAGTAGTTGGTCTTTCGGCAACAGCTATCATTTCTGCGGTGGTTTATCTAGTTTTACGCCCAAAAGGAAAAGCGAAGACACCAATAGATCTTGGAGGGAAATGGGCCGCAGCAGGTGGAGCCATTGGAACTCTTTGGATGTTTCCTAGTATCGGTTTGAGAATTACAAACCCTCTATCCATACATATTGAAGACATATTATTATGGATATTTGTGTCCATCTTTGTCGGCTTTTTGTTCTTCTGTGTTGGGTGGTTAATAGGTAAAAAAAGGTTTGCAGTGATCAAAACGGCGGTTGATTCACGAGCTTCAGATGGCAGAATTAGAACGAAAATTAATCCATCTTCTGAGGCAGAAATTGGGTCGATTGAACAGAAACTTATTAATATTAAATCATTACTAGAAAAGGGACTAATCTCCGACGAAGATTATAAGATGAAGAAGGATGAGATTCTTCGGAAATTATCTTAG